The DNA region ACCTTCGCCGGCCGGGTGAGCGGCGTCCGGAGATCCGCCCGCTGCCCGTCGATGCGGGCCCCCACCGCCTTCTTCGCGAGCGAGCGCGAAAGCTGCTCGGCCAGTTGCAGGACGGTGGTGCCGCCGGGGACCTCGCGCACCGCTCCGTCCGGGAGCGTGACGGGGACCTGGCGGGCGGAATCCACGGCGGACACGGGTGATGACTCTCCTTTGCTACTCGTAGCGAATGCCGGCCTCTCGCAGCCGGTCGATGGCGTCCTGCAACACCTTCTCGTCGGCCACCAGGCTGACGCGGAAGAAGCCCTCGCCGCCGGCGCCGAAGCCCGATCCCGGAGTGAGCACCACGCCGGTGCGGTCGATGGTATCGGCCACGAAATCGTAGGCGGTCATGCCGCCCGGCACCTGGGCCCAGACGTACATCGTGGCCTTGGGCCTGGCGACCTTCCAGCCAAGCGACGCCAGGCCGTCGCAGACCACGTCGCGCCGCCGCTGATACAGCGCGATGAGCTTGTCGGCGTGGCTCTGCGGCAGCGAGAGCGCGAAGCTCGCGGCGTCCTGGATGGCGCCGAACAGGCCGTAGTCCATGTTGGTCTTGACCCGGTACAGCTGGTTGATGATCTTGGCGTTGCCCACGACGAAGCCGCAGCGCCAGCCGGCCATGTTGTAGGTCTTCGACATCGTGTGGAATTCGACGCCCACGTCCTTGGCCCCGGGCAGTTCGAGCAGCGAGGTGGGGCGATACCCGTCGAAGGCGAGTTCGGCATAGGCAAGGTCGTGGACCAGGATCAGGTTGTGCCGCTTCGCGAACTCGAGGGTCTCCTCGTGGTACTCGCGCGGGGCGACCGCGGCCGTCGGGTTGTTGGGGAAGTTGTAGAAGAGCAGCCGGGCGCGCTCAAGGTCGCCCGCGGGGACCTCCGACCAGTCGGGCAGGAACTCGCGCTCCTGGCGCATCGGCACGAGCGACAGGCGGCCGCCGGCCAGGAGGGTGCCGCGGTGGTGCACCGGGTAGCTGGGATCCGGCGCGATCGTCACGTCGCCGGGATTGATGAACGCGAGCGCCAGCTTGGCCAGCCCTTCCTTGGAGCCGATGAGCGGCAGGACCTCAGTGTCGGGATCGAGTTCCACGCCGTAGTGCTTGCCGTACCACTCGGCGATGGCCTTGCGGAACGCGGGCTTGCCCTTGAAGGCGGGATAGCGGTGGTTGCTCGGGTCGCGCAGGGCCTCGACCATGCGCTCCACCACCTCGGGCGGCGTCGGCTGGTCGGGCGAGCCGATTCCCAGGTCGATGCAGGTGAGGCCCTTGGCCTCGGCCTGGCCCCGCAGGACCTCGAGCTGAGCCGTGGCGTACGGCGGGATCAGGGTAAGGCGCTGCGCTTCGGCGAAGCGGTCGGTGGCGATCGTCATGCTGTGTTTCTCCAGTTTCGGGCCTGCCGGCCTCAGATAGTGTAGCCCCAGGAGGTCATGCGAACTGGCCGAGGTCGATCGGGCTGAGGGCCCTTTCCAGCCTCCGGGCCTGGAGGTGACGGCGGCCCAGGGCGTCGGCTTCGGTAATCGCCCGCACGAGGGCGACGGAGTCGAGGGGGACGTCGAGGCGATGAATCCCCGAATCGCGCGCCAGGGCGATGCGCGCCGCCTCCGCGAGGTCGGGGCTGGTGTCCGGGCCGAGAAGCTGGGCCAGGGTGACGGGGACATCCAGGTCCGCGAAGAAGGAGATCAGCTCCTCGATTTCGTCGAGCGGGCGGTCGAGCAGGATCAGCTGCACCAGGATCCCGAACGCGACCTTCTCGCCGTGGAAGCTGGCCGAATTGCCCGGGAGGTGCGTCAAGCCGTTGGCCACCGCGTGCGCGGCGACGCTGCGGCACTTGCTGCCGCCCAGGCCGCCCACGATCCCCGCCAGCGCGATGTTGACGTCGATGACGCGGCGCAGGGCGTCGCTCGACTTGCCCCGGCGGGCGTCGGCGACGGCGCCCGCCGCGTGGCGGACCAGTTGCCGGTGGAGGTGGTGCGCCATTTCCACGGCGGCCGCCGTCAAGGCATCGGCCGCCGCGAGATCCACCGCGGTCTCCGATTCGTACCACTTGG from Candidatus Tanganyikabacteria bacterium includes:
- a CDS encoding LL-diaminopimelate aminotransferase, which produces MTIATDRFAEAQRLTLIPPYATAQLEVLRGQAEAKGLTCIDLGIGSPDQPTPPEVVERMVEALRDPSNHRYPAFKGKPAFRKAIAEWYGKHYGVELDPDTEVLPLIGSKEGLAKLALAFINPGDVTIAPDPSYPVHHRGTLLAGGRLSLVPMRQEREFLPDWSEVPAGDLERARLLFYNFPNNPTAAVAPREYHEETLEFAKRHNLILVHDLAYAELAFDGYRPTSLLELPGAKDVGVEFHTMSKTYNMAGWRCGFVVGNAKIINQLYRVKTNMDYGLFGAIQDAASFALSLPQSHADKLIALYQRRRDVVCDGLASLGWKVARPKATMYVWAQVPGGMTAYDFVADTIDRTGVVLTPGSGFGAGGEGFFRVSLVADEKVLQDAIDRLREAGIRYE
- a CDS encoding iron-containing alcohol dehydrogenase family protein; translation: MEQPGRRPGSKLPPESRSLAPGPTRVHTGPEALDRLARQVADEGDRVLVVSGPTSWGVARDAVVGAFDRAGLALEVASYGEQITEAAIERLCVAARGMDAIVGVGGGRALDAAKLVAHHLGLPAFTVPTSAATCAAWTALSNLYSPAGGWLGGVTLDRGPAGAAISYALVETAGPRLLASGVADAMAKWYESETAVDLAAADALTAAAVEMAHHLHRQLVRHAAGAVADARRGKSSDALRRVIDVNIALAGIVGGLGGSKCRSVAAHAVANGLTHLPGNSASFHGEKVAFGILVQLILLDRPLDEIEELISFFADLDVPVTLAQLLGPDTSPDLAEAARIALARDSGIHRLDVPLDSVALVRAITEADALGRRHLQARRLERALSPIDLGQFA